The Natrinema saccharevitans genome includes the window CCCCACGACCTCTTCTATCGCCGGCGAAACTACGTCTTCGGACTCGCCTACCTCGACGGCAGCGGGAGCGTCGTCTCGACCTACCGGCTGCAGACCTCGAGCGACGGCGGCTTCTCGAACCAGAGCGCCGCCGACATCTTCGAGGACCGCGTCCGCAAGGAGATCGTCCACGAGATCGGCCACACCTACGGCCTCGAACACTGCGACAACAACCGCTGCGTGATGAACTTCTCGCCGACCGTCCGCGAGGTCGACATCAAAGAGGAGAACCTCTGTGGGAGCTGTCAGCGACTGATGGGTTGACTCGACTCTCACCCTGTTTTCTCGATACCCGGTCTCGGCTCCCCATTCTCACGACAGGACGAACAGGACCGCACCGACGAGCCCGATGCCCGTAAACGCCATCGCCGTCCAGAACGGGACGGGACCGGGTTCGGGGTCCACGCCGTCGGTCGAGAGCGACTCGGCTGCGACCCCCAGCGTCTGTCCGACACCGCTGACCAACAGTACTCCAGCGATGGTACTGCTCCCGCGTCTGGCGAGCAGTAGCAACGCGACCGACGTGAGGAGACCGCCGGTAACGGCGATCGAGAGCCGAT containing:
- a CDS encoding archaemetzincin family Zn-dependent metalloprotease; this translates as MLVDIVPVGSVPAEVKRAASAALRSVYDCDVSINDSQSVPNGAYDSDRNQYSAETFIQLAERVGRGQKNIAITPHDLFYRRRNYVFGLAYLDGSGSVVSTYRLQTSSDGGFSNQSAADIFEDRVRKEIVHEIGHTYGLEHCDNNRCVMNFSPTVREVDIKEENLCGSCQRLMG